From the genome of Candidatus Eremiobacteraceae bacterium:
GCCGGAGTGGGCATCCTCGGCTGCGAGCTCGTCGGCCTCGCACCGCTCGCGGCGATCGCGAGCTCCGCCGCCTACTACCTCCACATCGACGGCATCGACGCGAAACAGATCACGTGGTAGGCAAGCTGCTCGGCGCCACGTTCGCGATCTCGGACGCGACGATCGTGACGATGCGGCCGCTGGCGTCTGCGTCGCTGAAGGCGGGCGTGACCGACGACGACCTCGGCATCATCGAGCACGCGACGCTCGTCGCGGGCGGCGGACGCATAATCCACATCGGTCGTGACGTCGCGATACCGGATGGGGTCGACGTCATCGACGCCGGCGGCGCCGTCGTCATGCCGGGCTTCATCGACGCGCACACGCACGCGCTCTTCGCGGGTGACCGCGTCGCCGACTTCGACTCGCTTGCCGCCGGCAGAGCGCCGACGCTCGGCATCCGCTATACCGTCGAGCAGACGCGTCGATGCTCGCCGTCGGAACTCGTCGAGATCGGCGCGCGCAAGCTCGGGCTCATGCTCGAGCATGGCACGACGACCGCAGAGGTGAAGAGCGGGTACGCGCTCAGCGCCGCGGGCGAGGTCGCTATGCTCGAAGCGCTTGCAGCGCTCGACTCGTTCGCCGACATGCCGCACGTCGTTGCGACGTTCTGCGGCGCGCACGCCCTGCCGCCCGAGTTCTCCGATTACGATTCGTTCGTCGACGAGCTCGTCGCGCGCATCTTGCCGCGCGTCGCCGACGCGAAGATCGCGCGCTACGCGGACGCGTTCTGCGAACGCGGCTACTTCTCGAACGGACAAAGCGCGCGCTTCCTGAAAGCGAGCGCGAACGCGGGGTTACGCCTACGGATGCACGCCGATGAGCTGTCGGCGAGCGGCGGCGCGCGCCTCGCGGCCGACTTGCGATGCGATTCGGCCGATCATCTCAATTTCGTCGATCGCGACGGTATCCGCGCGCTCGCCGCGTCGGGGACCATCGCGGTGCTCTGTCCGGCGACGACCGAGTATCTCGGGCTCGACCGCTATGCGCCTGCTCGCGAACTCATCGATGCCGGTGTGCCGGTCGCGCTCGCGACTGATTTCAATCCGGGAACGAGCCCTTGCCCGTCACTCCAGGTCGTCGCTCATCTAGCACGGCGACGGCTTCGTATGACAGTGGCGGAGACGATAGCGGGCATCACCGTCCAAGCAGCTCGCTCGCTTCGATCGGATTCGGGCGTGCTCGACGAAGGGCGTGCGGCTGATCTTGTCGTCCTGAAAACGTGCGACGTGCGCGAATTCGGCTATTATTATGGCGCGGATATGGTGAGCGCGGTCGCAGTCGGGCGTTGGTACGGGAGCGCACCGTTTTGGGCATCGGACCAA
Proteins encoded in this window:
- the hutI gene encoding imidazolonepropionase, which produces MVGKLLGATFAISDATIVTMRPLASASLKAGVTDDDLGIIEHATLVAGGGRIIHIGRDVAIPDGVDVIDAGGAVVMPGFIDAHTHALFAGDRVADFDSLAAGRAPTLGIRYTVEQTRRCSPSELVEIGARKLGLMLEHGTTTAEVKSGYALSAAGEVAMLEALAALDSFADMPHVVATFCGAHALPPEFSDYDSFVDELVARILPRVADAKIARYADAFCERGYFSNGQSARFLKASANAGLRLRMHADELSASGGARLAADLRCDSADHLNFVDRDGIRALAASGTIAVLCPATTEYLGLDRYAPARELIDAGVPVALATDFNPGTSPCPSLQVVAHLARRRLRMTVAETIAGITVQAARSLRSDSGVLDEGRAADLVVLKTCDVREFGYYYGADMVSAVAVGRWYGSAPFWASDQGVTNQRWQPKP